The following nucleotide sequence is from Flavimarina sp. Hel_I_48.
TCCCACTGCAAAACGCATGTTCTCCAGATCTGTTTCTTCCATTTCCAGGTCAAGGCGGCCCAGTTTCAGATCAGCTTTCATTCCGCTAACAGCGTCATTATAATCCAGTTGTATGTCTGCAAGTGCAAAAGTCCCTAAACTAAGGGCCATGCTCGAGGTATCTGCCCGTGTTGTAGTGATGGTATCCTGAGCTGCAAAGGCATCTATAAGAAACTTATAGTTGAAACCTTTAACAGAATCTTTTCTATACACGTGTGCGCGTACACCTTCCCATTTCAGATTATCAACACCTATACCACCGCCGCTCACAATGGGCCAGATAGGGATGTCTGCTTCTAAATGTCTGGAATAAACAAGGGTATCCCCCTTCGTATCTTCAAGGTAAAGTCCGTTTAAAAGTATATCGCCAGAGAATGTGATGTAAAGTTTTTCTATTTGAACTTCCGTATTTGTTTTGTCAGACACATAGGAAACGACCTTATTGGTTATAATATCCTGTCCCCAGGGACTCCTTATAAAAAGGATTAACAATAGGATCAATAAGAAAATGACCCCAAGGATTTTTCCCAGTATCTTCGCGATTTTAAGAAAGCGTTGTTTTTTATTCTTCAATGTGCAGGGTGCTTTTCACCATTTTTAATTCATGCAGTTTAAGCTTGGAGTGCTATCTAACAAGCTGCTAAAATAATATTAATAACGCCCTCGGCCCTTTATTGAATACTAAAATGCTGTTATATTTTACCAGGGTAAGCGTTAAATAATTGTACAAACCATGATGCTCATTTAAATTTAGGAAAACTTAAATTATGACTACTGAAAAAGGCAAAGGAAAAACCGAACAAAAATATAATTCTGACTTAACTCCCGAAGAGAAAAAAATGCTTGATCAGGAAAACCTGCATAAGGATGGCGGAGTGGACGATCAACTGCGTAACCGGTCCAAAAAAGTGGATTTTGCGGGTAGCGATCTTGATGTCCCCGGCAGACAAAGTGCAAAACGCGGTGGCGGTAACCTTATAAATGATGAAGAAAATAAAGTTCACAGTCAGGGAGGTTCAAGCAAGAACAATCTGGAAGAACAGGATGGCAAGCTCTAATACCCTTTAGAATAAAACGAAAAAAGCGGCAACTTGCCGCTTTTTTTATACCTAAGAGTGATACTTCTCATTCATCTTCTTTAACAATGACAATATTTGCTTTTACGCCGGTAAGGAGATTCCACTCATCAGAGGAGATAACGGAACCCATATCATCATATATTACGAATTGTGCGGTATTAGGTCCTGAAGAACCCTGATTTAGCGCTTTAAATGAGATTTTATTAAACCCTGGTTTAAGGTCCAGGTTAAATCCTTTAAACGTACCTGTTAAAACAATTAGGGATTGTACCACCTCGTCATTGACCAGTACACTAACCTTGTCCCCATCTACATAAGAAAAGTCACGGCACATGATCTTCACGAATTTAGAACCGCTTTTAAAGGTTCCCAGATCCTGATCTGTTTGATTACCCGGCTGATTATCTGCCTGTAACCCCTGCTGCCGCCTGTTCATCTCCCGGGTATACCCCACACCATTATCAGCAAATTGTTCTTGCTTTTGCATATGGAATTGTTGATCTTCGAGGGGGTTGCGCAATACGGGAGCAGCTTTTGGCAATAGAGGATAATCGCTCGAAATGGGCATTTTTAGCTCATTTTCTTTGTTTTTTTCAGGATTATTAGCCTTTGAAGTGTCAATTTTAGCAGGAATTTTAAACGAGCCCCTGTTATTATCGATTTGTGCCAGCAACGGCCCGCAAGCCATTAAGAAAAATAGCAGGGGCAAACCTTTATTCAAAAAATATTTAAATGGTATTAAAATCATATCCTGTATACTAACGGTAAAATTACCGTATTGTGACAATTTACTGTGATAATAAAGGCTAAAATGCCGTAAATAATCCAAATCTTAGTCATTTTCGAAATGTCTATATACAGCAATTGTGCCAACAAAATTATTTTTAGGAAATACACCCTTCTATCAACTTAATTGACTATCTTAAAACAAGTTAAAAATTGCTACTATGAAATCAATCCTTATACTTAAACTTGGTATACTTATGCCCCGATCCTACAGAAAATACTATTTTTTGCTTCTTTTGGGATTGCTTATAACCATGCCGAAAGGTTTAGCGCAAGATACCAGTTATACGGAATATAAAGGGACGGTTCGCGACGCTCTTACCGAAGATCCTATAGCATTTGTAAGCCTTACCATACAGGGAACAAATATTGCATCATTGACAAACAGTGATGGGGAATTTTCCCTTAAGGCTCCCCAAAACCGACCTAAAGCGAAAGTACAGATAAGTGCCGTGGGATATGAAACATTGATCATAATCATATCAGAATTCCTTCCTGCCAATACGGTAATTGAACTTCAGCCGCAGGCTACACAGCTAGCTGAAGTCAATGTTAAAAGACCCAGCAGTGCAGAAAATTTAGTCCGATCTGTTTTTAGTAGTCGGGATGACAATTATTTAAGCTCAGAATCCTATATGACCGCATTTTACCGCGAGACCATCAAGAAGCGCCGTACTCCCGTTTCCCTTGCGGAAGCAGTAGTCAACGTTGATAAAAAACCATATTCCCGTGGTGGAAGTGACCGCGTTAAGCTCTACAAAGCCAGAAAACAAACAGATTACAATAAGTTGGACACCCTGGCGCTCAAACTTGAAGGTGGCCCTTTCAATGCGCTTTATGCGGATGTGATTAAATATCCCGAGTATTTCTTTACTCCAGATTTGATTTCAAGTTATGATTTTAGCTTCGGCCCTTCTACTCAAATCGATGATAAATTGATTTACGTAGTCAATTTTGAACAGAAAAAGCGAATAACCGATCCGTTATACTACGGTAAATTATTTATAGACGCCGAAAGTCAAGCGCTCACGAGCGCTATCTATAGCCTTAATCTTGAGAACGAAGAACTCGCAAAAGAATTATTTGTAAGAAAGAAGCCGTACCGTGTGGATGTAGAGCCAGTAGTTGCCAATTACCGCGTTGATTATCGTGAAAAAGATGGCAAATGGTATTATGGATACAGTAATATCCAATTGGAATTTGTAATTGACTGGAAAGGCAAATTGTTTAACTCCCGCTACCGTATAAACAGTGAAATGCTGATCACAGACTGGCAAAAGGAAACCAATGCGCTCGCGTTACAGGCAGATGAAAAATTTAATTCCCGAAGCATTCTCGCTGACGAAGCATCAGGCTTTTCAGACCCTAATTTCTGGGGTTCCTATAACGTTATTGAGCCTGATAAATCCATACAGTCTGCAATAGAAAAAATACAGCGACAGCTCAAAAAATAAATGAATTGACAATTATTATTTTATGAAGTTTCGGTTATAAAAACAACCATTCTTTACTTTGTTGTTGATGCAATTCAATTTTAAATCTGGAAAACAATAGCTAAAAAAGATTAAATACTAATAGTTTTAGTATCAGATGGTAAATGTTGTGAAATCACCCGCATAAATTCCTCCATACTATAAGGTTTAATAATGGCACCATTCATACCGTGCGTTTTAACCATTTTTTC
It contains:
- a CDS encoding carboxypeptidase-like regulatory domain-containing protein, with the translated sequence MKSILILKLGILMPRSYRKYYFLLLLGLLITMPKGLAQDTSYTEYKGTVRDALTEDPIAFVSLTIQGTNIASLTNSDGEFSLKAPQNRPKAKVQISAVGYETLIIIISEFLPANTVIELQPQATQLAEVNVKRPSSAENLVRSVFSSRDDNYLSSESYMTAFYRETIKKRRTPVSLAEAVVNVDKKPYSRGGSDRVKLYKARKQTDYNKLDTLALKLEGGPFNALYADVIKYPEYFFTPDLISSYDFSFGPSTQIDDKLIYVVNFEQKKRITDPLYYGKLFIDAESQALTSAIYSLNLENEELAKELFVRKKPYRVDVEPVVANYRVDYREKDGKWYYGYSNIQLEFVIDWKGKLFNSRYRINSEMLITDWQKETNALALQADEKFNSRSILADEASGFSDPNFWGSYNVIEPDKSIQSAIEKIQRQLKK